One window of Oreochromis niloticus isolate F11D_XX linkage group LG23, O_niloticus_UMD_NMBU, whole genome shotgun sequence genomic DNA carries:
- the erich3 gene encoding glutamate-rich protein 3 isoform X3, translating to MSHLNSGLLSTYNSLTDKHLAGYFSNTRIRRHLQRAGLITRSGRIVPDKEYRHKLIQRAHQRHVRECLAQAIFHKRLHQIEIKRKLEEFARRERMHKIKVERSKRYEEGIVHILSPHPPAGARGIRKQHSGPEGEHSESSESPSSSRPNTAPGKMQRPVRLKPIHSNSTTASLRHSSPYRLLESSHDNHLPFNCTMEKEPRRRLTAVEASHGISPYCLPVINNFVTPVPPAMKRKERGLKGTASSTVRGRRLCPTTASSGADDAPLLRSSVHQSRVCVNVVYFGKTVRLSSDLTDMRDDVKVFQQHCGGENLCVYKGKLHEGETFQFISRRHRGFPFSLTFFLNGLQVERLSSCCEFKHRKGSRLGGKHGHFGFTAVEGASPCYKCIIAMGLDKKPTPPPKRMKEDTRREESVNSPNDEGEMETERTGEDAGSHLEGETSEPQNMETPVKEERALDEEKGRDDYEEDFEADDEGAAEEAKEEKSPSPTSERDKQVKDKDASETENDDRDDMRSHSGSSSSGSEHEESDAEATRDINEDEMAEQQKEDSQEETIAQPEEKDEPDPEEDVATEAECSAAKDSHMDSAGDSTEIEISDTSVPSGSETRQSDDKEAEKTLEEGKQEEEQERAKSVQDKLAEAILKESQCSSEPELSDTSTEEEEESTHKGPQQDNKDAAPVKLVTPTEQQQTIAEEAQTQEDLPETKEQSGDDEQEPQENRDITEDEKVEEDDKAAEEEDKSEETGEALHPSKEENVTQDDKTTEPLEETPAETTDTEAAEKEERKEKTAEETDVQRDETGQVAKSSEEDESSVSEPDKKTDETAAADNAEAVTARETIEIKAESSKEQEALSYEEAPVSDAEKGEQADSEDRAAGSETEVTAENSSSSPSGSGETTVEKIADTDEENAIEESSKDDIKEERILEDESHEQCELREERIGASEETGEKEDEEKTEEGGKEEEEKQTHVTSDKGEEDENTEKRDDDEKVKNDEDGNEESKEDEGTENTAESADNGIETKEDEEEAVKTLSEEDKVADDEKVEEPEKTENDENSECVENKLEESEVMEGDKSEDDNENETKPAVQENDDEAEISENQNENKAEKSEDKESKNDEEDNKEKDISETPVEGEEISETTEEAEKSADVGVNEAADGTKSADETPEAESVEQDAGKTSNTSEKEEINAENGEISTEAESNNHKDDGESQLKDKNDLKNKEEGDEESKPDGPADDESADIKEVAVESEDGAETHDADEVDQAPGADAVERDAKEEGDSVEKNDESTPSNSQPETEMEEEPKLGDRKDSEEAEQDQNGNKSDCDHENKEPDLIKKESSTEENMDEVAAVSSGNQEQSPVAVDLDVMASKLDEKSKDTKSDICPQTDENAVGGDLSAADGENGVDTEDASKASEEGASVLLKPHAQNNEADNTEETVATGRESPEALAKEDSTDLVSNWVNKHQSSKFFETFVEPLEDMREEISDAPVSSSNKEETKSTELPRSDSPLKMERVSEDEVKAYRDVEDELQVEEKAEVKDLILKPETEQSEEESAALQEMRSEEHKGSMGSLQGQESAEKGINEENAFSKTEVESTSGSHHSATEKPASVSKSQPDEKTSDNDFDVKEPQTEEGDQSTSPLGTKDVKETWRTEDEQSREVTETTDFTTSKSDDGSPEDSRNEEIEGKASDRSVSRDRKDLQLIEDIKHTLSKDRLSAFSVDDTLFAHSSYPLLAAASAESGSGHSDNEVK from the exons ACTTCTTTCGACCTACAACAGCCTCACAGACAAACATCTTGCTGGATACTTTAGCAACACTCGAATCAGGAGACACCTGCAGAGAGCAGGACTG aTCACCAGGAGTGGGCGCATTGTCCCGGACAAGGAGTACAGACACAAGCTGATCCAGAGAGCGCACCAGAGACACGTTCGAGAATGTCTGGCACAGGCTATTTTCCACAAG CGTCTCCACCAAATCGAGATCAAAAGAAAACTAGAGGAGTTTGCAAGGAGGGAACGAATGCATAAGATCAAG GTGGAGCGCTCTAAAAGGTATGAGGAAGGCATTGTCCACATCCTGTCTCCACACCCTCCCGCGGGTGCCAGGGGCATCCGGAAACAGCACTCTGGGCCCGAGGGGGAGCACTCTGAGTCCTCTGAGTCG CCGAGCTCATCTCGACCCAACACGGCCCCAGGGAAGATGCAGAGGCCCGTGCGCTTGAAACCAATCCACAGTAACAGCACCACGGCTTCGCTCAGACACAGCTCCCCTTACAGACTGCTCGAATCCTCTCATGACAACCACCTGCCATTCAACTGCACT ATGGAAAAAGAGCCTCGGAGACGTTTGACTGCAGTGGAGGCCTCCCATGGCATCTCGCCCTATTGCCTCCCAGTTATCAACAACTTTGTCACTCCGGTGCCTCCAGCTATgaagaggaaagagagagggTTAAAGGGCACTGCCAGCAGTACTGTCAGAGGCCGCAGACTGTGCCCGACCACCGCCTCCAGTGGAGCTGAC GACGCCCCACTGCTGAGGAGCTCTGTTCACCAAAGCAGAGTGTGTGTCAACGTGGTGTACTTTGGCAAAACGGTGCGTCTTTCCAGTGACCTGACCGACATGAGGGACGACGTCAAAGTGTTTCAGCAGCACTGTGGAGGAGAGAACCTGTGTGTGTACAAGGGAAAGCTTCATGAAGGGG AAACTTTCCAGTTTATTTCACGTCGACACAGAGGCTTCCCGTTCAGCTTGACCTTCTTCCTGAATGGGCTGCAGGTGGAGCGGCTGAGCTCCTGCTGCGAGTTCAAACACAGGAAAGGCTCACGACTCGGCGGCAAACACGGGCACTTTGGCTTCACCGCCGTCGAGGGGGCCTCTCCGTGTTACAA ATGCATCATAGCAATGGGACTGGACAAAAAGCCCACTCCTCCACCAAAGAGGATGAAGGAGGATACAAGAAGAGAGGAATCAGTCAACAGCCCAAACGATGAAGGTGAGATGGAGACGGAGAGGACTGGGGAGGACGCTGGCTCCCACTTGGAGGGTGAAACCAGTGAACCGCAGAACATGGAGACTCCAGTCAAAGAAGAAAGAGCGCTCGATGAGGAAAAAGGCAGAGATG ATTATGAAGAAGACTTTGAAGCAGACGATGAGGGAGCTGCAGAGGAGGCAAAAGAAGAGAAATCCCCATCTCCAACCAGTGAAAGGGATAAGCAGGTTAAAGACAAGGATGCCTCTGAGACTGAAAATGATGACAGGGATG ACATGAGATCTCATTCAGGCTCCAGCTCCTCGGGTAGCGAGCACGAGGAGAGTGATGCTGAAGCCACAAGAGACATCAACGAGGACGAGATGGCAGAGCAACAGAAAGAGGACAGTCAAGAGGAAACCATCGCTCAGCCAGAGGAAAAAGATGAACCAGATCCAGAAGAAGATGTTGCCACGGAAGCTGAGTGTTCTGCGGCCAAAGACTCGCACATGGACAGTGCTGGGGACAGCACGGAGATAGAAATATCTGACACCAGCGTCCCCTCAGGAAGTGAGACTAGACAGAGTGATGACAAAGAAGCCGAGAAGACGCTAGAGGAGGGCAAACAGGAAGAGGAACAGGAGAGAG ccAAATCTGTGCAAGACAAACTGGCAGAAGCCATACTGAAGGAGTCCCAGTGCAGCTCTGAGCCTGAGCTGAGTGACACCagcactgaggaggaggaggagtccaCACATAAAGGCCCTCAACAGGACAACAAAG ATGCAGCTCCAGTCAAGCTTGTCACACCTACAGAACAACAGCAGACCATTGCAGAAGAAGCACAGACACAGGAAGATTTACCCGAAACCAAAGAACAGAGTGGAGATGATGAGCAGGAGCCTCAGGAGAACAGGGACATTACTGAAGATGAGAAGGTTGAGGAAGATGACAAGGCTGCAGAAGAGGAGGATAAATCAGAGGAAACAGGTGAAGCTTTGCATCCTTcgaaagaagaaaatgtgacacAAGATGACAAGACAACTGAGCCTCTTGAAGAAACCCCAGCTGAAACTACTGATACTGAGGCTGcagagaaagaggaaagaaaggagaaaaccGCTGAGGAGACTGACGTTCAGCGTGACGAGACCGGGCAAGTGGCAAAAAGCAGCGAGGAGGATGAGTCATCAGTATCAGAGCCGGATAAAAAGACTGATGAGACAGCAGCGGCTGATAATGCAGAGGCCGTGACAGCCAGAGAAACAATAGAGATAAAAGCAGAGTCCTCAAAGGAGCAAGAGGCCCTCAGCTATGAAGAGGCACCTGTAAGTGACGCAGAAAAGGGGGAGCAGGCAGACAGCGAGGACAGAGCTGCAGGGTCAGAAACTGAAGTCACTGCAGAGAACTCAAGCAGCTCGCCAAGTGGGAGTGGAGAAACCACAGTTGAAAAAATAGCAGATACAGATGAGGAAAATGCAATAGAAGAAAGCAGTAAAGATGACATTAAAGAAGAACGAATATTAGAGGATGAGAGTCACGAACAGTGCGAGCTGCGAGAGGAGAGGATTGGAGCATCTGAGGAAACAGGTGAAAAGGAAGACGAAGAGAAAACTGAGGAGGgtggaaaagaagaggaggagaaacaaacTCATGTAACCTCTGAtaaaggagaagaagatgaaaaTACTGAGAAAAGAGACGATGatgaaaaggttaaaaatgatgAAGACGGTAATGAGGAAAGTAAGGAAGATGAAGGgacagaaaacacagcagaaagtgcTGATAATGGCATTGAAACAAaggaagacgaagaagaagctgtgaaaaCTTTGAGCGAGGAAGATAAAGTTGCAGATGACGAGAAAGTTGAAGAgccagaaaagacagaaaatgatgAGAATAGTGAGTGTGTTGAGAACAAACTGGAAGAATCTGAAGTAATGGAAGGTGATAAAAGTGAGGATGACAATGAAAATGAGACTAAACCGGCTGTTCAAGAAAATGATGACGAGGCAGAAATATCAGAAAATCAGAATGAAAACAAAGCTGAGAAAAGTGAAGATAAAGAGAGCAAAAATGATGAAGAGGATAACAAGGAAAAAGACATAAGTGAAACGCCTGTAGAAGGAGAAGAAATATCTGAGACCACAGAAGAAGCTGAGAAAAGTGCAGATGTTGGTGTAAATGAAGCAGCAGATGGGACTAAATCAGCTGATGAGACGCCAGAGGCTGAGAGTGTTGAGCAAGATGCTGGAAAAACCAGTAACACGAGTGAAAAAGAGGAAATTAATGCTGAAAACGGGGAGATCTCTACTGAAGCCGAGAGCAATAATCACAAAGACGACGGAGAGTCTcaattaaaagacaaaaatgacttgaaaaacaaagaagagggCGATGAAGAAAGCAAACCAGACGGGCCTGCTGACGATGAGAGCGCAGACATTAAAGAAGTCGCAGTGGAGTCTGAAGACGGTGCTGAAACACATGATGCTGACGAGGTTGATCAGGCTCCCGGGGCTGATGCGGTAGAACGTGATGCTAAGGAAGAGGGTGACAGCGTGGAAAAAAATGATGAATCAACTCCAAGCAACTCACAGCCTGAGACAGAAATGGAAGAGGAGCCTAAATTAGGTGACAGAAAAGACAGTGAGGAAGCAGAACAAGATCAAAATGGCAACAAATCTGATTGTGATCATGAAAACAAAGAGCCAGATTTGATAAAAAAGGAAAGCAGCACTGAGGAAAACATGGATGAGGTCGCAGCTGTTTCTTCCGGGAATCAGGAACAATCACCAGTTGCTGTTGACTTAGATGTTATGGCTTCCAAATTAGATGAAAAAAGCAAAGATACAAAGTCTGACATATGCCCACAGACTGATGAAAATGCAGTTGGTGGTGATCTCTCTGCTGCCGACGGAGAAAATGGAGTAGACACAGAAGATGCGAGCAAGGCCTCGGAGGAAGGAGCAAGTGTGCTGCTCAAACCTCACGCTCAAAACAATGAGGCTGATAATACAGAAGAGACTGTTGCAACTGGTAGAGAAAGTCCAGAGGCCTTGGCAAAAGAAGACAGCACAGATCTAGTCAGTAACTGGGTCAACAAGCACCAGTCATCAAAGTTTTTCGAGACATTTGTTGAACCTCTGGAGGATATGAGGGAGGAGATATCTGACGCTCCAGTGTCCAGCTCAAATAAAGAAGAGACTAAATCTACTGAGCTGCCAAGATCAGACAGTCCACTCAAGATGGAGAGGGTGTCTGAAGATGAGGTGAAAGCCTACAGGGACGTTGAAGATGAACTGCAAGTGGAGGAGAAGGCCGAGGTGAAAGACTTAATACTAAAACCTGAAACTGAACAAAGTGAGGAGGAGTCTGCAGCTTTGCAGGAGATGAGGTCAGAAGAGCACAAAGGAAGCATGGGATCTCTTCAAGGTCAAGAAAGTGCAGAGAAAGGAATTAATGAGGAAAACGCTTTTTCCAAAACTGAAGTGGAAAGCACTTCAGGTAGTCATCATTCAGCCACTGAAAAACCTGCGAGTGTTTCTAAGAGCCAACCTGATGAGAAAACTAGCGATAACGACTTCGATGTAAAAGAGCCGCAAACTGAAGAAGGTGATCAGTCCACAAGCCCACTTGGAACCAAAGATGTCAAAGAAACATGGAGAACAGAAGACGAGCAAAGTCGAGAAGTTACAGAAACAACTGATTTTACGACATCGAAGTCTGACGATGGAAGTCCGGAGGACTCGCGTAACGAGGAAATCGAAGGCAAAGCGTCAGACAGGAGCGTcagcagagacagaaaagaCCTGCAGCTGATCGAAGACATCAAACACACGCTCAGTAAAGACCGGCTGAGCGCCTTTTCAGTGGATGACACGTTGTTTGCTCACAGTTCATATCCTTTACTGGCTGCTGCGAGTGCTGAGAGCGGCTCCGGTCATAGTGACAATGAGGTAAAGTGA
- the erich3 gene encoding glutamate-rich protein 3 isoform X2 encodes MSHLNSGLLSTYNSLTDKHLAGYFSNTRIRRHLQRAGLITRSGRIVPDKEYRHKLIQRAHQRHVRECLAQAIFHKVLEMERLHQIEIKRKLEEFARRERMHKIKVERSKRYEEGIVHILSPHPPAGARGIRKQHSGPEGEHSESSESPSSSRPNTAPGKMQRPVRLKPIHSNSTTASLRHSSPYRLLESSHDNHLPFNCTMEKEPRRRLTAVEASHGISPYCLPVINNFVTPVPPAMKRKERGLKGTASSTVRGRRLCPTTASSGADDAPLLRSSVHQSRVCVNVVYFGKTVRLSSDLTDMRDDVKVFQQHCGGENLCVYKGKLHEGETFQFISRRHRGFPFSLTFFLNGLQVERLSSCCEFKHRKGSRLGGKHGHFGFTAVEGASPCYKCIIAMGLDKKPTPPPKRMKEDTRREESVNSPNDEGEMETERTGEDAGSHLEGETSEPQNMETPVKEERALDEEKGRDDYEEDFEADDEGAAEEAKEEKSPSPTSERDKQVKDKDASETENDDRDDMRSHSGSSSSGSEHEESDAEATRDINEDEMAEQQKEDSQEETIAQPEEKDEPDPEEDVATEAECSAAKDSHMDSAGDSTEIEISDTSVPSGSETRQSDDKEAEKTLEEGKQEEEQERAKSVQDKLAEAILKESQCSSEPELSDTSTEEEEESTHKGPQQDNKAPVKLVTPTEQQQTIAEEAQTQEDLPETKEQSGDDEQEPQENRDITEDEKVEEDDKAAEEEDKSEETGEALHPSKEENVTQDDKTTEPLEETPAETTDTEAAEKEERKEKTAEETDVQRDETGQVAKSSEEDESSVSEPDKKTDETAAADNAEAVTARETIEIKAESSKEQEALSYEEAPVSDAEKGEQADSEDRAAGSETEVTAENSSSSPSGSGETTVEKIADTDEENAIEESSKDDIKEERILEDESHEQCELREERIGASEETGEKEDEEKTEEGGKEEEEKQTHVTSDKGEEDENTEKRDDDEKVKNDEDGNEESKEDEGTENTAESADNGIETKEDEEEAVKTLSEEDKVADDEKVEEPEKTENDENSECVENKLEESEVMEGDKSEDDNENETKPAVQENDDEAEISENQNENKAEKSEDKESKNDEEDNKEKDISETPVEGEEISETTEEAEKSADVGVNEAADGTKSADETPEAESVEQDAGKTSNTSEKEEINAENGEISTEAESNNHKDDGESQLKDKNDLKNKEEGDEESKPDGPADDESADIKEVAVESEDGAETHDADEVDQAPGADAVERDAKEEGDSVEKNDESTPSNSQPETEMEEEPKLGDRKDSEEAEQDQNGNKSDCDHENKEPDLIKKESSTEENMDEVAAVSSGNQEQSPVAVDLDVMASKLDEKSKDTKSDICPQTDENAVGGDLSAADGENGVDTEDASKASEEGASVLLKPHAQNNEADNTEETVATGRESPEALAKEDSTDLVSNWVNKHQSSKFFETFVEPLEDMREEISDAPVSSSNKEETKSTELPRSDSPLKMERVSEDEVKAYRDVEDELQVEEKAEVKDLILKPETEQSEEESAALQEMRSEEHKGSMGSLQGQESAEKGINEENAFSKTEVESTSGSHHSATEKPASVSKSQPDEKTSDNDFDVKEPQTEEGDQSTSPLGTKDVKETWRTEDEQSREVTETTDFTTSKSDDGSPEDSRNEEIEGKASDRSVSRDRKDLQLIEDIKHTLSKDRLSAFSVDDTLFAHSSYPLLAAASAESGSGHSDNEVK; translated from the exons ACTTCTTTCGACCTACAACAGCCTCACAGACAAACATCTTGCTGGATACTTTAGCAACACTCGAATCAGGAGACACCTGCAGAGAGCAGGACTG aTCACCAGGAGTGGGCGCATTGTCCCGGACAAGGAGTACAGACACAAGCTGATCCAGAGAGCGCACCAGAGACACGTTCGAGAATGTCTGGCACAGGCTATTTTCCACAAGGTGCTAGAGATGGAG CGTCTCCACCAAATCGAGATCAAAAGAAAACTAGAGGAGTTTGCAAGGAGGGAACGAATGCATAAGATCAAG GTGGAGCGCTCTAAAAGGTATGAGGAAGGCATTGTCCACATCCTGTCTCCACACCCTCCCGCGGGTGCCAGGGGCATCCGGAAACAGCACTCTGGGCCCGAGGGGGAGCACTCTGAGTCCTCTGAGTCG CCGAGCTCATCTCGACCCAACACGGCCCCAGGGAAGATGCAGAGGCCCGTGCGCTTGAAACCAATCCACAGTAACAGCACCACGGCTTCGCTCAGACACAGCTCCCCTTACAGACTGCTCGAATCCTCTCATGACAACCACCTGCCATTCAACTGCACT ATGGAAAAAGAGCCTCGGAGACGTTTGACTGCAGTGGAGGCCTCCCATGGCATCTCGCCCTATTGCCTCCCAGTTATCAACAACTTTGTCACTCCGGTGCCTCCAGCTATgaagaggaaagagagagggTTAAAGGGCACTGCCAGCAGTACTGTCAGAGGCCGCAGACTGTGCCCGACCACCGCCTCCAGTGGAGCTGAC GACGCCCCACTGCTGAGGAGCTCTGTTCACCAAAGCAGAGTGTGTGTCAACGTGGTGTACTTTGGCAAAACGGTGCGTCTTTCCAGTGACCTGACCGACATGAGGGACGACGTCAAAGTGTTTCAGCAGCACTGTGGAGGAGAGAACCTGTGTGTGTACAAGGGAAAGCTTCATGAAGGGG AAACTTTCCAGTTTATTTCACGTCGACACAGAGGCTTCCCGTTCAGCTTGACCTTCTTCCTGAATGGGCTGCAGGTGGAGCGGCTGAGCTCCTGCTGCGAGTTCAAACACAGGAAAGGCTCACGACTCGGCGGCAAACACGGGCACTTTGGCTTCACCGCCGTCGAGGGGGCCTCTCCGTGTTACAA ATGCATCATAGCAATGGGACTGGACAAAAAGCCCACTCCTCCACCAAAGAGGATGAAGGAGGATACAAGAAGAGAGGAATCAGTCAACAGCCCAAACGATGAAGGTGAGATGGAGACGGAGAGGACTGGGGAGGACGCTGGCTCCCACTTGGAGGGTGAAACCAGTGAACCGCAGAACATGGAGACTCCAGTCAAAGAAGAAAGAGCGCTCGATGAGGAAAAAGGCAGAGATG ATTATGAAGAAGACTTTGAAGCAGACGATGAGGGAGCTGCAGAGGAGGCAAAAGAAGAGAAATCCCCATCTCCAACCAGTGAAAGGGATAAGCAGGTTAAAGACAAGGATGCCTCTGAGACTGAAAATGATGACAGGGATG ACATGAGATCTCATTCAGGCTCCAGCTCCTCGGGTAGCGAGCACGAGGAGAGTGATGCTGAAGCCACAAGAGACATCAACGAGGACGAGATGGCAGAGCAACAGAAAGAGGACAGTCAAGAGGAAACCATCGCTCAGCCAGAGGAAAAAGATGAACCAGATCCAGAAGAAGATGTTGCCACGGAAGCTGAGTGTTCTGCGGCCAAAGACTCGCACATGGACAGTGCTGGGGACAGCACGGAGATAGAAATATCTGACACCAGCGTCCCCTCAGGAAGTGAGACTAGACAGAGTGATGACAAAGAAGCCGAGAAGACGCTAGAGGAGGGCAAACAGGAAGAGGAACAGGAGAGAG ccAAATCTGTGCAAGACAAACTGGCAGAAGCCATACTGAAGGAGTCCCAGTGCAGCTCTGAGCCTGAGCTGAGTGACACCagcactgaggaggaggaggagtccaCACATAAAGGCCCTCAACAGGACAACAAAG CTCCAGTCAAGCTTGTCACACCTACAGAACAACAGCAGACCATTGCAGAAGAAGCACAGACACAGGAAGATTTACCCGAAACCAAAGAACAGAGTGGAGATGATGAGCAGGAGCCTCAGGAGAACAGGGACATTACTGAAGATGAGAAGGTTGAGGAAGATGACAAGGCTGCAGAAGAGGAGGATAAATCAGAGGAAACAGGTGAAGCTTTGCATCCTTcgaaagaagaaaatgtgacacAAGATGACAAGACAACTGAGCCTCTTGAAGAAACCCCAGCTGAAACTACTGATACTGAGGCTGcagagaaagaggaaagaaaggagaaaaccGCTGAGGAGACTGACGTTCAGCGTGACGAGACCGGGCAAGTGGCAAAAAGCAGCGAGGAGGATGAGTCATCAGTATCAGAGCCGGATAAAAAGACTGATGAGACAGCAGCGGCTGATAATGCAGAGGCCGTGACAGCCAGAGAAACAATAGAGATAAAAGCAGAGTCCTCAAAGGAGCAAGAGGCCCTCAGCTATGAAGAGGCACCTGTAAGTGACGCAGAAAAGGGGGAGCAGGCAGACAGCGAGGACAGAGCTGCAGGGTCAGAAACTGAAGTCACTGCAGAGAACTCAAGCAGCTCGCCAAGTGGGAGTGGAGAAACCACAGTTGAAAAAATAGCAGATACAGATGAGGAAAATGCAATAGAAGAAAGCAGTAAAGATGACATTAAAGAAGAACGAATATTAGAGGATGAGAGTCACGAACAGTGCGAGCTGCGAGAGGAGAGGATTGGAGCATCTGAGGAAACAGGTGAAAAGGAAGACGAAGAGAAAACTGAGGAGGgtggaaaagaagaggaggagaaacaaacTCATGTAACCTCTGAtaaaggagaagaagatgaaaaTACTGAGAAAAGAGACGATGatgaaaaggttaaaaatgatgAAGACGGTAATGAGGAAAGTAAGGAAGATGAAGGgacagaaaacacagcagaaagtgcTGATAATGGCATTGAAACAAaggaagacgaagaagaagctgtgaaaaCTTTGAGCGAGGAAGATAAAGTTGCAGATGACGAGAAAGTTGAAGAgccagaaaagacagaaaatgatgAGAATAGTGAGTGTGTTGAGAACAAACTGGAAGAATCTGAAGTAATGGAAGGTGATAAAAGTGAGGATGACAATGAAAATGAGACTAAACCGGCTGTTCAAGAAAATGATGACGAGGCAGAAATATCAGAAAATCAGAATGAAAACAAAGCTGAGAAAAGTGAAGATAAAGAGAGCAAAAATGATGAAGAGGATAACAAGGAAAAAGACATAAGTGAAACGCCTGTAGAAGGAGAAGAAATATCTGAGACCACAGAAGAAGCTGAGAAAAGTGCAGATGTTGGTGTAAATGAAGCAGCAGATGGGACTAAATCAGCTGATGAGACGCCAGAGGCTGAGAGTGTTGAGCAAGATGCTGGAAAAACCAGTAACACGAGTGAAAAAGAGGAAATTAATGCTGAAAACGGGGAGATCTCTACTGAAGCCGAGAGCAATAATCACAAAGACGACGGAGAGTCTcaattaaaagacaaaaatgacttgaaaaacaaagaagagggCGATGAAGAAAGCAAACCAGACGGGCCTGCTGACGATGAGAGCGCAGACATTAAAGAAGTCGCAGTGGAGTCTGAAGACGGTGCTGAAACACATGATGCTGACGAGGTTGATCAGGCTCCCGGGGCTGATGCGGTAGAACGTGATGCTAAGGAAGAGGGTGACAGCGTGGAAAAAAATGATGAATCAACTCCAAGCAACTCACAGCCTGAGACAGAAATGGAAGAGGAGCCTAAATTAGGTGACAGAAAAGACAGTGAGGAAGCAGAACAAGATCAAAATGGCAACAAATCTGATTGTGATCATGAAAACAAAGAGCCAGATTTGATAAAAAAGGAAAGCAGCACTGAGGAAAACATGGATGAGGTCGCAGCTGTTTCTTCCGGGAATCAGGAACAATCACCAGTTGCTGTTGACTTAGATGTTATGGCTTCCAAATTAGATGAAAAAAGCAAAGATACAAAGTCTGACATATGCCCACAGACTGATGAAAATGCAGTTGGTGGTGATCTCTCTGCTGCCGACGGAGAAAATGGAGTAGACACAGAAGATGCGAGCAAGGCCTCGGAGGAAGGAGCAAGTGTGCTGCTCAAACCTCACGCTCAAAACAATGAGGCTGATAATACAGAAGAGACTGTTGCAACTGGTAGAGAAAGTCCAGAGGCCTTGGCAAAAGAAGACAGCACAGATCTAGTCAGTAACTGGGTCAACAAGCACCAGTCATCAAAGTTTTTCGAGACATTTGTTGAACCTCTGGAGGATATGAGGGAGGAGATATCTGACGCTCCAGTGTCCAGCTCAAATAAAGAAGAGACTAAATCTACTGAGCTGCCAAGATCAGACAGTCCACTCAAGATGGAGAGGGTGTCTGAAGATGAGGTGAAAGCCTACAGGGACGTTGAAGATGAACTGCAAGTGGAGGAGAAGGCCGAGGTGAAAGACTTAATACTAAAACCTGAAACTGAACAAAGTGAGGAGGAGTCTGCAGCTTTGCAGGAGATGAGGTCAGAAGAGCACAAAGGAAGCATGGGATCTCTTCAAGGTCAAGAAAGTGCAGAGAAAGGAATTAATGAGGAAAACGCTTTTTCCAAAACTGAAGTGGAAAGCACTTCAGGTAGTCATCATTCAGCCACTGAAAAACCTGCGAGTGTTTCTAAGAGCCAACCTGATGAGAAAACTAGCGATAACGACTTCGATGTAAAAGAGCCGCAAACTGAAGAAGGTGATCAGTCCACAAGCCCACTTGGAACCAAAGATGTCAAAGAAACATGGAGAACAGAAGACGAGCAAAGTCGAGAAGTTACAGAAACAACTGATTTTACGACATCGAAGTCTGACGATGGAAGTCCGGAGGACTCGCGTAACGAGGAAATCGAAGGCAAAGCGTCAGACAGGAGCGTcagcagagacagaaaagaCCTGCAGCTGATCGAAGACATCAAACACACGCTCAGTAAAGACCGGCTGAGCGCCTTTTCAGTGGATGACACGTTGTTTGCTCACAGTTCATATCCTTTACTGGCTGCTGCGAGTGCTGAGAGCGGCTCCGGTCATAGTGACAATGAGGTAAAGTGA